In one Thunnus maccoyii chromosome 12, fThuMac1.1, whole genome shotgun sequence genomic region, the following are encoded:
- the LOC121909289 gene encoding zinc finger protein 665-like isoform X4, whose product MISARGISFTSVWMTGLNVTLKMCSGSSDLKKIFPTVFGPKYDSALQALMRKFLVSLQKLLPVPNLEQTSLWLSLSPSILKECVEFMNEPEPLNTLIEHHKHHGHEVSQALSSPADDCILSSLSYHLPKVDNDEGDPGSSLESKEDKKENLEEINSERTRIVESNGQQRVDQAEDQGASVEVILPFDESESNDNGLDKKWYHHLKTCSRTSSKTFKCLVCGQDFASVSKLKRHKITQNGCLMNRLGESESTCQSSFFERISLPPKPKTSTETNISTSENDPLLLESATSNNPPIMNSPPAFEKSNDNCSLVCPGCGKVFTYPKNFDKHQKICVVASNQKTQTDLQLSTSSSHHSKPNPVEKTKVSFPSETDTGPSEVVLQESVSSASSEDQVCKRSSRIKTCAVCGHIFTCSADLTKHMRCHTEQSSYLCFYCGEDFESYEDCKTHHESKCKLSNQHLQVNDSRNTNKMNQENLVVTSCISQIPTASEALASPEAIPAIPSMPACKSPLTCQECGQGFTYYKSFEKHQSKCSKRTPRRKKRTNSNHFVISGCNFRSADITNEISAETSSETKECETAKSASSKDRNMKCTMCEKNFSEIVLMKRHYSKSHKVRGSYPCPLCKRKFVRLCELVRHQQNKKLYQCTACNKCYTKPGLLNHHEKVHTASVTPRICETCGRSFKSLAYLILHQSKHKERQPSVCSYCGKQFRTKDCLRAHMVRHTGGYPCPVCGKKFYQKTYLKWHLYKHTGQEPYLCDTCGKGWPNAAQLKLHMIQHTEERPFKCEDCGACYKRGSHLVAHHRSKHSRLRPFVCEVCSKAFRLNNELKKHMMVHTGERPFPCPRCGKTFTRKSRLREHREKACL is encoded by the exons ATGATCAGTGCCAGAGGGATATCTTTTACCAG TGTTTGGATGACAGGCTTAAATGTAACCCTCAAGATGTGTAGTGGCAGCAGTGACCTAAAG AAAATCTTTCCAACAGTGTTTGGCCCAAAATATGATTCAGCCCTACAGGCTCTAATGAGAAAATTCCTCGTCAGTCTGCAGAAGCTGCTACCTGTTCCAAACCTTGAACAA ACTTCCCTTTGGCTCAGTCTCTCCCCTTCCATCCTGAAAGAGTGTGTGGAGTTCATGAATGAACCTGAGCCTCTGAATACACTTATtgagcatcacaaacatcatGGGCATGAAGTTTCACAAG CTCTGTCTTCCCCTGCTGATGATTGCATCCTTTCCAGCCTGTCCTATCACCTACCGAAGGTGGACAATGATGAAGGAGACCCTGGATCTAGTCTGGAGTCTAAAGAGGACAAGAAAGAAAACTTAGAGGAGATAAATTCAGAAAGGACAAGGATTGTGGAGAGCAATGGACAGCAACGTGTTGATCAGGCTGAAGATCAAGGAGCCTCTGTTGAAGTAATACTTCCTTTTGATGAAAGTGAGTCTAATGATAATGGCTTAGACAAAAAGTGGTATCACCACCTGAAAACCTGCAGCAGGACATCCTCAAAAACCTTCAAGTGTCTTGTTTGTGGCCAGGATTTTGCTTCTGTTAGCAAACTGAAGAGGCACAAGATAACTCAAAATGGATGCTTGATGAACAGATTGGGTGAGTCAGAGTCTACTTGCCAAAGTAGTTTTTTTGAGAGGATTAGTTTGCCTCCTAAACCAAAGACTAGTACTGAAACTAATATTTCTACAAGTGAGAATGACCCTCTGTTGTTGGAGAGTGCCACATCAAATAACCCACCAATTATGAATAGTCCTCCAGCCTTCGAGAAGTCAAATGACAACTGTAGTCTTGTTTGTCCTGGTTGTGGCAAGGTTTTCACTTACCCAAAGAATTTTGACAAACACCAGAAGATTTGTGTGGTCGCCAGTAATCAGAAGACTCAGACAGACCTACAGTTGTCCACAAGCTCATCTCATCACTCCAAACCAAACCCTGTTGAGAAGACCAAAGTGTCTTTCCCTAGTGAAACTGACACTGGGCCTTCAGAAGTTGTACTGCAGGAATCAGTATCTTCTGCCTCATCAGAAGACCAAGTGTGTAAAAGAAGCAGCCGCATCAAAACATGCGCTGTATGTGGGCACATTTTCACTTGTTCCGCTGACTTAACAAAGCACATGAGATGCCACACTGAACAGAGTTCttacctttgtttttattgtggagAAGACTTTGAGAGTTATGAAGACTGTAAGACACACCATGAAAGTAAATGCAAGCTGTCAAACCAACATCTACAGGTGAATGACtcaagaaacacaaataaaatgaatcaggAGAATTTAGTTGTTACAAGCTGTATATCTCAGATTCCGACAGCCTCAGAAGCACTCGCCAGCCCTGAGGCTATACCGGCTATACCTTCTATGCCAGCTTGTAAATCGCCTCTGACATGTCAGGAATGTGGTCAGGGTTTTACTTATTACAAAAGTTTTGAGAAGCACCAAAGCAAATGTTCCAAAAGAACTCCTCGAAGAAAAAAGCGAACAAACAGTAACCATTTTGTCATCAGTGGGTGTAATTTCCGGTCAGCTGACATTACCAACGAAATCAGTGCTGAGACAAGCTCTGAAACAAAGGAATGTGAAACTGCAAAATCTGCCAGCAGCAAAGATCGCAACATGAAGTGCACCATGTGCGAGAAGAACTTTTCAGAAATTGTCCTCATGAAAAGACATTATTCCAAGTCGCATAAAGTCAGAGGTTCATATCCCTGTCCTTTATGCAAGAGAAAATTTGTGAGGTTGTGCGAATTGGTTCGACATCAGCAGAACAAAAAATTATATCAGTGCACTGCCTGTAACAAATGTTACACAAAGCCAGGACTATTGAACCACCATGAAAAGGTTCACACTGCGAGTGTAACACCACGCATTTGTGAAACATGCGGGAGAAGCTTCAAATCTCTTGCTTATCTGATTCTGCACCAGAGCAAGCATAAAGAGCGGCAACCTAGTGTTTGCTCCTACTGTGGAAAACAGTTCAGAACAAAGGACTGCCTGAGAGCACATATGGTGAGGCACACAGGTGGTTACCCATGTCCGGTGTGTGGGAAGAAATTCTATCAAAAAACATACCTTAAATGGCATCTGTACAAGCACACGGGGCAAGAGCCATACCTGTGTGACACGTGTGGGAAAGGTTGGCCAAATGCAGCCCAGCTCAAGCTTCACATGATCCAACATACTGAAGAGAGGCCGTTCAAGTGCGAAGACTGCGGTGCGTGTTACAAGAGAGGATCTCATTTGGTGGCTCACCATAGATCCAAGCATAGCCGATTGCGGCCGTTCGTTTGTGAGGTTTGCAGCAAAGCCTTTCGGTTAAACAATGAGTTGAAAAAACACATGATGGTTCACACGGGGGAACGGCCATTCCCATGTCCAAGATGTGGCAAAACATTTACAAGAAAATCTCGCCTtagagaacacagagaaaaggCGTGTCTGTGA
- the LOC121909289 gene encoding zinc finger protein 585B-like isoform X3 has protein sequence MLVSAALWEIVKQKAVMYYGLLEEFVTTVLETVPELLNDAERVQLVMGLRAMVVLELCRNDDFASPQAIQPHLTRINTYITKQEKEASSSEIKASVTNFVKLVHTLVDDQCQRDIFYQKIFPTVFGPKYDSALQALMRKFLVSLQKLLPVPNLEQTSLWLSLSPSILKECVEFMNEPEPLNTLIEHHKHHGHEVSQALSSPADDCILSSLSYHLPKVDNDEGDPGSSLESKEDKKENLEEINSERTRIVESNGQQRVDQAEDQGASVEVILPFDESESNDNGLDKKWYHHLKTCSRTSSKTFKCLVCGQDFASVSKLKRHKITQNGCLMNRLGESESTCQSSFFERISLPPKPKTSTETNISTSENDPLLLESATSNNPPIMNSPPAFEKSNDNCSLVCPGCGKVFTYPKNFDKHQKICVVASNQKTQTDLQLSTSSSHHSKPNPVEKTKVSFPSETDTGPSEVVLQESVSSASSEDQVCKRSSRIKTCAVCGHIFTCSADLTKHMRCHTEQSSYLCFYCGEDFESYEDCKTHHESKCKLSNQHLQVNDSRNTNKMNQENLVVTSCISQIPTASEALASPEAIPAIPSMPACKSPLTCQECGQGFTYYKSFEKHQSKCSKRTPRRKKRTNSNHFVISGCNFRSADITNEISAETSSETKECETAKSASSKDRNMKCTMCEKNFSEIVLMKRHYSKSHKVRGSYPCPLCKRKFVRLCELVRHQQNKKLYQCTACNKCYTKPGLLNHHEKVHTASVTPRICETCGRSFKSLAYLILHQSKHKERQPSVCSYCGKQFRTKDCLRAHMVRHTGGYPCPVCGKKFYQKTYLKWHLYKHTGQEPYLCDTCGKGWPNAAQLKLHMIQHTEERPFKCEDCGACYKRGSHLVAHHRSKHSRLRPFVCEVCSKAFRLNNELKKHMMVHTGERPFPCPRCGKTFTRKSRLREHREKACL, from the exons CTTGTGTCTGCAGCTCTGTGGGAAATAGTGAAGCAGAAAGCTGTGATGTACTATGGTCTGCTGGAGGAGTTCGTCACCACAGTGCTGGAAACTGTCCCTGAGCTGCTCAACGACGCAGAGAGAGTCCAACTAGTCATGGGCCTACGTGCAATG GTGGTGCTAGAGTTGTGCCGCAATGATGACTTTGCAAGCCCACAAGCCATCCAGCCTCATTTGACTAGAATAAACACCTACATtacaaagcaggaaaaagag gCTTCCAGCTCTGAGATTAAGGCATCTGTGACAAACTTCGTGAAGCTTGTGCACACTCTAGTGGATGATCAGTGCCAGAGGGATATCTTTTACCAG AAAATCTTTCCAACAGTGTTTGGCCCAAAATATGATTCAGCCCTACAGGCTCTAATGAGAAAATTCCTCGTCAGTCTGCAGAAGCTGCTACCTGTTCCAAACCTTGAACAA ACTTCCCTTTGGCTCAGTCTCTCCCCTTCCATCCTGAAAGAGTGTGTGGAGTTCATGAATGAACCTGAGCCTCTGAATACACTTATtgagcatcacaaacatcatGGGCATGAAGTTTCACAAG CTCTGTCTTCCCCTGCTGATGATTGCATCCTTTCCAGCCTGTCCTATCACCTACCGAAGGTGGACAATGATGAAGGAGACCCTGGATCTAGTCTGGAGTCTAAAGAGGACAAGAAAGAAAACTTAGAGGAGATAAATTCAGAAAGGACAAGGATTGTGGAGAGCAATGGACAGCAACGTGTTGATCAGGCTGAAGATCAAGGAGCCTCTGTTGAAGTAATACTTCCTTTTGATGAAAGTGAGTCTAATGATAATGGCTTAGACAAAAAGTGGTATCACCACCTGAAAACCTGCAGCAGGACATCCTCAAAAACCTTCAAGTGTCTTGTTTGTGGCCAGGATTTTGCTTCTGTTAGCAAACTGAAGAGGCACAAGATAACTCAAAATGGATGCTTGATGAACAGATTGGGTGAGTCAGAGTCTACTTGCCAAAGTAGTTTTTTTGAGAGGATTAGTTTGCCTCCTAAACCAAAGACTAGTACTGAAACTAATATTTCTACAAGTGAGAATGACCCTCTGTTGTTGGAGAGTGCCACATCAAATAACCCACCAATTATGAATAGTCCTCCAGCCTTCGAGAAGTCAAATGACAACTGTAGTCTTGTTTGTCCTGGTTGTGGCAAGGTTTTCACTTACCCAAAGAATTTTGACAAACACCAGAAGATTTGTGTGGTCGCCAGTAATCAGAAGACTCAGACAGACCTACAGTTGTCCACAAGCTCATCTCATCACTCCAAACCAAACCCTGTTGAGAAGACCAAAGTGTCTTTCCCTAGTGAAACTGACACTGGGCCTTCAGAAGTTGTACTGCAGGAATCAGTATCTTCTGCCTCATCAGAAGACCAAGTGTGTAAAAGAAGCAGCCGCATCAAAACATGCGCTGTATGTGGGCACATTTTCACTTGTTCCGCTGACTTAACAAAGCACATGAGATGCCACACTGAACAGAGTTCttacctttgtttttattgtggagAAGACTTTGAGAGTTATGAAGACTGTAAGACACACCATGAAAGTAAATGCAAGCTGTCAAACCAACATCTACAGGTGAATGACtcaagaaacacaaataaaatgaatcaggAGAATTTAGTTGTTACAAGCTGTATATCTCAGATTCCGACAGCCTCAGAAGCACTCGCCAGCCCTGAGGCTATACCGGCTATACCTTCTATGCCAGCTTGTAAATCGCCTCTGACATGTCAGGAATGTGGTCAGGGTTTTACTTATTACAAAAGTTTTGAGAAGCACCAAAGCAAATGTTCCAAAAGAACTCCTCGAAGAAAAAAGCGAACAAACAGTAACCATTTTGTCATCAGTGGGTGTAATTTCCGGTCAGCTGACATTACCAACGAAATCAGTGCTGAGACAAGCTCTGAAACAAAGGAATGTGAAACTGCAAAATCTGCCAGCAGCAAAGATCGCAACATGAAGTGCACCATGTGCGAGAAGAACTTTTCAGAAATTGTCCTCATGAAAAGACATTATTCCAAGTCGCATAAAGTCAGAGGTTCATATCCCTGTCCTTTATGCAAGAGAAAATTTGTGAGGTTGTGCGAATTGGTTCGACATCAGCAGAACAAAAAATTATATCAGTGCACTGCCTGTAACAAATGTTACACAAAGCCAGGACTATTGAACCACCATGAAAAGGTTCACACTGCGAGTGTAACACCACGCATTTGTGAAACATGCGGGAGAAGCTTCAAATCTCTTGCTTATCTGATTCTGCACCAGAGCAAGCATAAAGAGCGGCAACCTAGTGTTTGCTCCTACTGTGGAAAACAGTTCAGAACAAAGGACTGCCTGAGAGCACATATGGTGAGGCACACAGGTGGTTACCCATGTCCGGTGTGTGGGAAGAAATTCTATCAAAAAACATACCTTAAATGGCATCTGTACAAGCACACGGGGCAAGAGCCATACCTGTGTGACACGTGTGGGAAAGGTTGGCCAAATGCAGCCCAGCTCAAGCTTCACATGATCCAACATACTGAAGAGAGGCCGTTCAAGTGCGAAGACTGCGGTGCGTGTTACAAGAGAGGATCTCATTTGGTGGCTCACCATAGATCCAAGCATAGCCGATTGCGGCCGTTCGTTTGTGAGGTTTGCAGCAAAGCCTTTCGGTTAAACAATGAGTTGAAAAAACACATGATGGTTCACACGGGGGAACGGCCATTCCCATGTCCAAGATGTGGCAAAACATTTACAAGAAAATCTCGCCTtagagaacacagagaaaaggCGTGTCTGTGA
- the LOC121909289 gene encoding zinc finger protein 585B-like isoform X2, with amino-acid sequence MWLFCYNGSLPLSSLRLIVPPLQLVSAALWEIVKQKAVMYYGLLEEFVTTVLETVPELLNDAERVQLVMGLRAMVVLELCRNDDFASPQAIQPHLTRINTYITKQEKEASSSEIKASVTNFVKLVHTLVDDQCQRDIFYQKIFPTVFGPKYDSALQALMRKFLVSLQKLLPVPNLEQTSLWLSLSPSILKECVEFMNEPEPLNTLIEHHKHHGHEVSQALSSPADDCILSSLSYHLPKVDNDEGDPGSSLESKEDKKENLEEINSERTRIVESNGQQRVDQAEDQGASVEVILPFDESESNDNGLDKKWYHHLKTCSRTSSKTFKCLVCGQDFASVSKLKRHKITQNGCLMNRLGESESTCQSSFFERISLPPKPKTSTETNISTSENDPLLLESATSNNPPIMNSPPAFEKSNDNCSLVCPGCGKVFTYPKNFDKHQKICVVASNQKTQTDLQLSTSSSHHSKPNPVEKTKVSFPSETDTGPSEVVLQESVSSASSEDQVCKRSSRIKTCAVCGHIFTCSADLTKHMRCHTEQSSYLCFYCGEDFESYEDCKTHHESKCKLSNQHLQVNDSRNTNKMNQENLVVTSCISQIPTASEALASPEAIPAIPSMPACKSPLTCQECGQGFTYYKSFEKHQSKCSKRTPRRKKRTNSNHFVISGCNFRSADITNEISAETSSETKECETAKSASSKDRNMKCTMCEKNFSEIVLMKRHYSKSHKVRGSYPCPLCKRKFVRLCELVRHQQNKKLYQCTACNKCYTKPGLLNHHEKVHTASVTPRICETCGRSFKSLAYLILHQSKHKERQPSVCSYCGKQFRTKDCLRAHMVRHTGGYPCPVCGKKFYQKTYLKWHLYKHTGQEPYLCDTCGKGWPNAAQLKLHMIQHTEERPFKCEDCGACYKRGSHLVAHHRSKHSRLRPFVCEVCSKAFRLNNELKKHMMVHTGERPFPCPRCGKTFTRKSRLREHREKACL; translated from the exons gttccctccctctttcctctctccgtCTTATCGTCCCCCCTCTGCAGCTTGTGTCTGCAGCTCTGTGGGAAATAGTGAAGCAGAAAGCTGTGATGTACTATGGTCTGCTGGAGGAGTTCGTCACCACAGTGCTGGAAACTGTCCCTGAGCTGCTCAACGACGCAGAGAGAGTCCAACTAGTCATGGGCCTACGTGCAATG GTGGTGCTAGAGTTGTGCCGCAATGATGACTTTGCAAGCCCACAAGCCATCCAGCCTCATTTGACTAGAATAAACACCTACATtacaaagcaggaaaaagag gCTTCCAGCTCTGAGATTAAGGCATCTGTGACAAACTTCGTGAAGCTTGTGCACACTCTAGTGGATGATCAGTGCCAGAGGGATATCTTTTACCAG AAAATCTTTCCAACAGTGTTTGGCCCAAAATATGATTCAGCCCTACAGGCTCTAATGAGAAAATTCCTCGTCAGTCTGCAGAAGCTGCTACCTGTTCCAAACCTTGAACAA ACTTCCCTTTGGCTCAGTCTCTCCCCTTCCATCCTGAAAGAGTGTGTGGAGTTCATGAATGAACCTGAGCCTCTGAATACACTTATtgagcatcacaaacatcatGGGCATGAAGTTTCACAAG CTCTGTCTTCCCCTGCTGATGATTGCATCCTTTCCAGCCTGTCCTATCACCTACCGAAGGTGGACAATGATGAAGGAGACCCTGGATCTAGTCTGGAGTCTAAAGAGGACAAGAAAGAAAACTTAGAGGAGATAAATTCAGAAAGGACAAGGATTGTGGAGAGCAATGGACAGCAACGTGTTGATCAGGCTGAAGATCAAGGAGCCTCTGTTGAAGTAATACTTCCTTTTGATGAAAGTGAGTCTAATGATAATGGCTTAGACAAAAAGTGGTATCACCACCTGAAAACCTGCAGCAGGACATCCTCAAAAACCTTCAAGTGTCTTGTTTGTGGCCAGGATTTTGCTTCTGTTAGCAAACTGAAGAGGCACAAGATAACTCAAAATGGATGCTTGATGAACAGATTGGGTGAGTCAGAGTCTACTTGCCAAAGTAGTTTTTTTGAGAGGATTAGTTTGCCTCCTAAACCAAAGACTAGTACTGAAACTAATATTTCTACAAGTGAGAATGACCCTCTGTTGTTGGAGAGTGCCACATCAAATAACCCACCAATTATGAATAGTCCTCCAGCCTTCGAGAAGTCAAATGACAACTGTAGTCTTGTTTGTCCTGGTTGTGGCAAGGTTTTCACTTACCCAAAGAATTTTGACAAACACCAGAAGATTTGTGTGGTCGCCAGTAATCAGAAGACTCAGACAGACCTACAGTTGTCCACAAGCTCATCTCATCACTCCAAACCAAACCCTGTTGAGAAGACCAAAGTGTCTTTCCCTAGTGAAACTGACACTGGGCCTTCAGAAGTTGTACTGCAGGAATCAGTATCTTCTGCCTCATCAGAAGACCAAGTGTGTAAAAGAAGCAGCCGCATCAAAACATGCGCTGTATGTGGGCACATTTTCACTTGTTCCGCTGACTTAACAAAGCACATGAGATGCCACACTGAACAGAGTTCttacctttgtttttattgtggagAAGACTTTGAGAGTTATGAAGACTGTAAGACACACCATGAAAGTAAATGCAAGCTGTCAAACCAACATCTACAGGTGAATGACtcaagaaacacaaataaaatgaatcaggAGAATTTAGTTGTTACAAGCTGTATATCTCAGATTCCGACAGCCTCAGAAGCACTCGCCAGCCCTGAGGCTATACCGGCTATACCTTCTATGCCAGCTTGTAAATCGCCTCTGACATGTCAGGAATGTGGTCAGGGTTTTACTTATTACAAAAGTTTTGAGAAGCACCAAAGCAAATGTTCCAAAAGAACTCCTCGAAGAAAAAAGCGAACAAACAGTAACCATTTTGTCATCAGTGGGTGTAATTTCCGGTCAGCTGACATTACCAACGAAATCAGTGCTGAGACAAGCTCTGAAACAAAGGAATGTGAAACTGCAAAATCTGCCAGCAGCAAAGATCGCAACATGAAGTGCACCATGTGCGAGAAGAACTTTTCAGAAATTGTCCTCATGAAAAGACATTATTCCAAGTCGCATAAAGTCAGAGGTTCATATCCCTGTCCTTTATGCAAGAGAAAATTTGTGAGGTTGTGCGAATTGGTTCGACATCAGCAGAACAAAAAATTATATCAGTGCACTGCCTGTAACAAATGTTACACAAAGCCAGGACTATTGAACCACCATGAAAAGGTTCACACTGCGAGTGTAACACCACGCATTTGTGAAACATGCGGGAGAAGCTTCAAATCTCTTGCTTATCTGATTCTGCACCAGAGCAAGCATAAAGAGCGGCAACCTAGTGTTTGCTCCTACTGTGGAAAACAGTTCAGAACAAAGGACTGCCTGAGAGCACATATGGTGAGGCACACAGGTGGTTACCCATGTCCGGTGTGTGGGAAGAAATTCTATCAAAAAACATACCTTAAATGGCATCTGTACAAGCACACGGGGCAAGAGCCATACCTGTGTGACACGTGTGGGAAAGGTTGGCCAAATGCAGCCCAGCTCAAGCTTCACATGATCCAACATACTGAAGAGAGGCCGTTCAAGTGCGAAGACTGCGGTGCGTGTTACAAGAGAGGATCTCATTTGGTGGCTCACCATAGATCCAAGCATAGCCGATTGCGGCCGTTCGTTTGTGAGGTTTGCAGCAAAGCCTTTCGGTTAAACAATGAGTTGAAAAAACACATGATGGTTCACACGGGGGAACGGCCATTCCCATGTCCAAGATGTGGCAAAACATTTACAAGAAAATCTCGCCTtagagaacacagagaaaaggCGTGTCTGTGA